The following proteins are co-located in the Imtechella halotolerans genome:
- a CDS encoding ISAon1 family transposase N-terminal region protein — translation MELSLDLLKFILPEVLLTHFDLVSHKTEDGTLHLYFEEKKDTPKEEKHRILIAHGFHKEIVIQDFPLRGKTVFLHIKRRRWLDKSTNEIVQRDWDLVAQGTRMTVEFAAFLKVLGQY, via the coding sequence TTGGAATTATCATTAGACCTATTAAAGTTTATTTTACCAGAAGTATTACTTACTCACTTTGACCTAGTTTCTCATAAGACAGAGGATGGTACACTTCATTTATATTTTGAAGAAAAGAAAGACACCCCTAAAGAAGAAAAACATCGTATTTTAATAGCTCATGGTTTTCATAAAGAGATAGTAATTCAAGACTTTCCATTGCGAGGCAAGACAGTCTTTCTCCATATCAAGCGTCGTCGTTGGCTTGACAAGAGCACTAATGAAATAGTACAAAGAGATTGGGATCTGGTAGCACAGGGAACGCGGATGACCGTCGAGTTCGCTGCTTTTTTAAAAGTACTTGGTCAATACTAA
- a CDS encoding ISAon1 family transposase: MVNTKASDCHTIGYFYGVNGKKLQRQYKDYLSDFKDWKQKKHAKEWLLFPENIGSYLSIDETALSKGELYTIITNKKAKGKKGAIVGIFSGTKVEPIIEQLLKISAKERSKVREVTLDMANSMKIIVKKCFPKAIQVTDRFHVQKLALEALQDIRIKHRWEAIDLENELIKQAREKNKSFVPEEFNNGDTRKQLLARSRYLLYKAPNNWTENQHERSKILFNQYPDIKIAFNLVQGLRNIFNAATSVETAYTKMAHWYKDVENTGFRAFNTIANTITVNYRSILNYFINRSTNASAESFNAKIKAFRSQFRGVRNIEFFLYRLTKIFA; this comes from the coding sequence TTGGTCAATACTAAGGCTTCGGACTGCCACACCATAGGCTATTTCTATGGGGTTAACGGGAAGAAACTCCAGCGCCAATACAAGGATTATCTAAGTGATTTTAAAGATTGGAAGCAAAAGAAACATGCTAAAGAATGGCTCCTATTCCCTGAAAACATCGGGTCATATCTTTCCATTGATGAAACGGCACTCTCCAAGGGAGAACTCTATACGATTATCACTAACAAAAAGGCAAAAGGCAAGAAGGGAGCTATAGTGGGTATATTCTCAGGGACTAAGGTAGAACCTATCATAGAACAACTTCTGAAGATATCGGCTAAGGAAAGAAGCAAGGTCAGGGAAGTCACTCTAGATATGGCCAACTCCATGAAGATCATTGTTAAAAAATGCTTCCCTAAAGCAATACAGGTCACCGATCGCTTCCATGTGCAGAAATTGGCACTGGAAGCCCTTCAGGATATCCGGATCAAACACAGATGGGAGGCAATAGACTTAGAAAATGAACTCATAAAACAAGCTAGGGAAAAGAACAAATCATTTGTTCCAGAAGAATTCAACAATGGGGATACTAGAAAGCAATTATTAGCTAGAAGTAGGTATCTACTATACAAAGCTCCAAATAATTGGACGGAGAATCAACACGAAAGAAGTAAGATATTGTTCAATCAATATCCTGATATAAAAATAGCCTTTAATCTTGTTCAAGGACTTAGAAACATATTCAATGCAGCAACCTCTGTCGAGACCGCATATACTAAAATGGCGCATTGGTACAAAGATGTAGAAAATACAGGTTTTAGGGCATTCAATACCATTGCAAACACCATAACAGTTAATTACAGATCCATCCTGAATTATTTTATAAATAGAAGCACAAACGCTTCCGCTGAATCATTCAATGCTAAAATAAAAGCTTTTAGAAGTCAATTCAGAGGGGTTAGAAACATAGAATTCTTCCTATATAGATTGACCAAAATATTTGCGTAA
- a CDS encoding RNA polymerase sigma factor, producing MQTLLQDADLVKSYVQGDEQALAELINRHSAKVYNFIYSKVLDKDASEDIFQDTFIKVIKTLKRGCYNEEGKFLPWVMRIAHNLVIDYFRRNNRMPKYDGKEDFNIFSIIGDTALNVENQMIKDQVETDVTKLLEELPDDQREVLEMRIYRDMSFKEISEVTGVSINTALGRMRYALINLRKLINKHQIVLTN from the coding sequence ATGCAAACACTTCTTCAAGACGCTGATTTAGTTAAAAGTTACGTTCAAGGTGACGAACAAGCATTAGCAGAACTTATTAATCGCCATAGTGCAAAAGTTTATAACTTTATTTATTCAAAAGTTTTAGACAAAGATGCTTCTGAAGACATATTCCAGGATACCTTTATTAAGGTTATAAAAACTCTTAAACGTGGATGTTATAATGAGGAAGGTAAATTTTTACCTTGGGTAATGCGTATTGCTCATAACCTTGTTATAGATTACTTCAGAAGGAATAATCGAATGCCTAAATACGATGGCAAAGAAGATTTTAATATATTTTCCATAATAGGTGATACCGCATTGAATGTAGAAAATCAAATGATAAAGGATCAGGTGGAAACAGATGTCACAAAATTGTTGGAAGAACTTCCGGATGATCAGCGTGAGGTACTGGAGATGCGTATTTATAGAGATATGAGTTTTAAAGAAATCTCTGAAGTAACCGGAGTAAGTATTAATACGGCATTAGGTAGAATGCGTTATGCGCTCATAAATCTTCGCAAATTGATAAATAAACATCAGATAGTGTTAACTAATTAA
- the uvrA gene encoding excinuclease ABC subunit UvrA has translation MNTITELNPKEYILIKGAKLHNLKNIDVAIPRNKLVVITGLSGSGKSSLAFDTLYAEGQRRYVESLSSYARQFLGRLDKPKVDSIKGIAPAIAIEQKVNSTNPRSTVGTSTEIYDYLKLLYARIGKTISPISGEEVKKHTVSDVVNHIMSFPEGTKLLLLAPVHIPEERSVVQTLQLLSQQGYARIRYQGEIVRIDSITSELDHDFQLVVDRIITQTDEDFIHRLADASDTAFFEGKGQCIVEEMESGKQAHFSNSFELDGITFLEPNVHLFSFNNPYGACPKCEGYGDVIGIDEDLVIPNPALSVYENCIFAWRGDSMSWYRDQLVDNAYKFEFPIHKPWFELSEEQKQLVWNGNSHFTGLHTFFNELEEKAYKIQNRVMLSRYRGKTKCPECQGKRLRKEASYVYVGGKTLPDLVTLPIKNLSTFFNQLVLSSHESKIADRLLREINNRLGYLWQVGLDYLTLNRKSNTLSGGESQRINLATSLGSSLVGSMYILDEPSIGLHPKDTEQLIGVLLRLRDLGNTVIVVEHDEEIMKAADTIIDIGPQAGTHGGQVVGYGSYQEILGGDSLTAKYLNGSMEIAVPPSRRTSPHYIRIKGAREHNLKNIDVTIPLDMLTVVTGVSGSGKSTLVKKIVYPALLKALGGYGEKAGQHLSFEGKFNHITSVEYIDQNPIGRSSRSNPVTYIKAYDDIRDLFSKQKLSQLRGYQAKHFSFNVDGGRCETCKGEGEVTIEMQFMADVHLVCETCNGKRFKKEVLEVTYENKNIDNILNLTIDDAITFFKQYNQSKIVTKLQPLQDVGLGYVTLGQSSSTLSGGEAQRIKLASFLVKGTTKEKTLFIFDEPTTGLHFHDIQKLLTSFYALLEKGHSILVVEHNMELIKCADFIVDLGPEGGENGGQLIGSGTPEQLAKINESFTGKYLKEKL, from the coding sequence ATGAATACAATTACTGAATTAAATCCAAAAGAATATATCCTAATAAAAGGAGCCAAACTTCACAATCTTAAAAATATTGACGTGGCCATACCACGTAACAAACTAGTTGTGATCACTGGTTTATCTGGTTCAGGGAAATCAAGTCTAGCATTTGATACATTATACGCTGAAGGACAAAGACGCTATGTAGAAAGTTTATCCTCCTATGCAAGACAATTTTTAGGTAGATTGGACAAACCCAAGGTTGATAGTATAAAAGGAATTGCACCTGCAATTGCCATTGAACAAAAGGTAAATTCAACCAATCCACGATCCACAGTAGGTACCTCCACTGAAATTTATGATTATTTAAAACTACTATACGCAAGAATCGGAAAAACAATTTCACCAATTTCTGGTGAAGAAGTAAAAAAGCACACGGTCTCAGATGTAGTAAACCATATCATGTCATTTCCAGAAGGAACCAAACTCTTACTATTGGCACCCGTACACATTCCTGAGGAACGCAGTGTTGTACAAACATTACAATTACTTTCTCAACAAGGATATGCCCGAATACGTTACCAAGGAGAAATTGTACGTATAGACAGTATTACTAGTGAGCTGGATCATGATTTTCAATTGGTTGTAGACAGGATTATCACACAAACAGATGAAGACTTTATACATCGTCTAGCTGACGCTTCGGACACCGCCTTCTTTGAAGGAAAAGGACAGTGTATTGTTGAAGAAATGGAAAGCGGAAAACAAGCGCATTTCAGCAATAGTTTTGAATTAGATGGCATTACCTTTTTAGAACCCAATGTGCATCTTTTTAGCTTCAATAATCCCTATGGAGCTTGTCCTAAATGTGAAGGATATGGAGACGTGATAGGAATAGATGAAGATTTAGTGATTCCAAATCCTGCACTCTCAGTATATGAAAACTGTATTTTTGCATGGCGAGGTGACAGTATGAGTTGGTACAGGGATCAACTTGTAGACAATGCCTATAAATTTGAGTTCCCCATTCATAAACCATGGTTTGAACTTTCTGAAGAGCAAAAGCAACTCGTTTGGAATGGCAACTCACATTTCACAGGTCTACATACTTTTTTTAATGAACTAGAAGAAAAAGCATATAAAATCCAAAACAGGGTTATGCTTTCCCGTTATAGAGGAAAAACAAAGTGCCCTGAATGCCAAGGTAAACGATTACGTAAAGAAGCAAGTTATGTGTATGTGGGAGGAAAAACTTTACCTGATTTGGTCACATTACCAATAAAAAATCTAAGTACCTTCTTCAACCAGCTTGTCTTGAGTTCTCATGAATCTAAAATTGCAGATCGGTTACTAAGAGAAATCAACAATAGGTTAGGCTACCTATGGCAAGTTGGATTGGACTATCTAACACTAAATCGAAAGTCTAACACCCTATCAGGTGGAGAAAGTCAGCGTATAAATCTTGCCACCTCCCTTGGAAGCAGTTTGGTAGGATCCATGTATATACTGGATGAACCTAGTATAGGTTTACACCCAAAGGACACCGAACAACTTATAGGTGTTTTATTACGTCTTAGAGATTTAGGCAATACGGTCATTGTAGTTGAACATGATGAAGAAATCATGAAGGCCGCGGACACCATTATTGATATTGGTCCGCAAGCGGGCACTCATGGTGGGCAAGTGGTTGGTTATGGGTCCTATCAGGAGATTCTAGGTGGAGATTCACTCACTGCCAAGTACCTTAATGGTTCTATGGAAATTGCAGTCCCTCCAAGTCGAAGAACTTCCCCACATTACATTCGTATAAAAGGCGCTAGAGAACACAATTTGAAAAATATTGATGTTACCATTCCTTTGGATATGCTTACTGTAGTTACAGGAGTTTCGGGTAGCGGAAAAAGTACCTTAGTCAAGAAAATTGTCTATCCTGCTTTATTAAAAGCATTGGGTGGATATGGAGAAAAAGCAGGTCAACACCTTTCCTTTGAAGGCAAGTTCAATCATATAACTTCGGTTGAATATATAGACCAAAACCCAATTGGTAGATCATCACGATCAAATCCCGTAACCTATATTAAAGCGTATGACGATATAAGGGATTTGTTTTCAAAACAAAAATTGTCACAACTAAGAGGATATCAAGCCAAGCATTTTTCATTTAATGTAGATGGTGGGCGATGTGAAACTTGCAAAGGAGAAGGAGAAGTGACTATAGAAATGCAGTTTATGGCAGATGTCCATCTGGTATGTGAGACTTGTAATGGCAAACGGTTTAAAAAAGAAGTATTAGAAGTTACCTATGAAAACAAAAACATAGACAACATTCTTAATCTTACCATTGACGATGCTATCACCTTCTTTAAGCAATATAACCAGTCTAAGATTGTTACTAAACTTCAACCCTTACAGGATGTAGGTTTAGGTTATGTAACACTTGGACAATCTTCTTCTACCCTCTCTGGTGGTGAAGCTCAACGTATTAAATTGGCCTCTTTTTTAGTAAAAGGTACAACCAAGGAAAAAACATTGTTTATTTTTGATGAACCAACCACCGGTCTGCATTTTCACGACATTCAAAAACTGCTTACTTCTTTTTATGCACTCCTAGAAAAAGGTCATTCTATCCTTGTTGTTGAGCATAATATGGAACTCATAAAATGCGCCGATTTCATTGTAGACCTCGGTCCTGAAGGAGGTGAAAACGGAGGTCAATTAATTGGTTCTGGAACTCCTGAACAACTAGCTAAAATAAATGAAAGTTTCACAGGTAAATACCTAAAAGAGAAACTATAA
- a CDS encoding tyrosine-protein phosphatase yields the protein MFSFFTKKTFVADSFENMVDIHCHILPGIDDGAATTDVSRLMLEKYQSLGFTKIIATPHVMEDYYQLNSTKIQNALSNFKPISKEYQLNLNASAEYLMDNQLQQLIDTDDLIPLSIENHLLVEMSFFMRPIQLENHLFQLNDKQFKIVMAHPERYEYLKTISDFQALKEKGCNFQLNLLSISGHYGTTVQKKAELLLQNGFIDFIGTDAHRPEHLTKIEQLTVSKTIMEALQNSIENTKAKFS from the coding sequence ATGTTTTCATTCTTTACTAAAAAAACCTTTGTAGCTGATTCATTTGAAAATATGGTAGATATTCATTGCCATATTCTTCCTGGAATTGATGATGGAGCCGCTACAACAGATGTTTCCCGTTTAATGCTTGAAAAGTATCAAAGTCTTGGCTTCACCAAAATAATTGCCACCCCGCATGTGATGGAAGATTACTATCAGCTTAACAGTACAAAAATTCAAAATGCACTTTCTAACTTCAAACCAATTTCTAAAGAATATCAACTGAACCTTAATGCTTCAGCGGAGTATTTAATGGATAATCAGTTGCAACAACTTATAGATACAGATGACCTGATACCCCTTTCCATAGAGAATCACCTACTGGTAGAAATGTCTTTCTTTATGAGGCCAATACAATTGGAAAATCACCTTTTTCAATTAAATGACAAACAGTTTAAAATAGTAATGGCACATCCTGAACGGTATGAATACTTAAAAACAATAAGCGATTTTCAAGCCTTAAAAGAGAAAGGTTGTAATTTTCAACTTAATTTACTTTCAATAAGTGGTCACTATGGAACCACGGTACAAAAAAAAGCCGAATTGCTATTACAAAACGGCTTTATAGATTTTATAGGCACCGATGCTCACAGACCGGAACATCTCACTAAAATTGAACAACTTACAGTTTCAAAAACGATCATGGAAGCGTTACAAAATAGCATAGAGAACACTAAAGCCAAATTCTCCTAA
- a CDS encoding GumC family protein codes for MNNSSSFNDSQSTQELNIREQLEKYLRHGWWFVLGVIVCVTLAFLYLRYTVSSYQTQASVIIKDEKKGGGISELAAFESMGLLGGFGSASIENEIEILKSKRLLTSVVEQLNLQVTYLVEGRIIATEKYNDIPFSIRVLGYAEDFVAGTSVQATMDKNSKVTLVYKGKKSLHQLGETVTLPFGSFIIMPNESVDSKALELIGTPVIVEFSTVEDKVAQYQEAIQINLTNKNSSVIQLSLNHPVKNKAEDVLNELVTQYNRDAIEDKNLVSENTAKFIDERLRIISGELDSVEQGKVTFKTQNKLTDLMTESKLYLENASEFNKKQLEVGTQLALTNSMLEHISRDSRPGLLPVNLGFEDVALTQLTAEYNKLVIERNHLLKSATDKNPAVIAVDDQLAQLKTTIVSSLQNTRSSLNVALKDFNRQENLIEGRIAKAPGQEMEFRGIERQQTIKEALYLYLLQKREENSISLAVTAPKAKIVDYAYSSKHPISPKRKIVYLASLLLGLLIPFGLIYTKDLLDNKVNNRKDVERIVPNIPLVGELPRIGKSESEVIVSNDRTVLAEAFRILRTNIQYLFVNIETKGLGKSIFVTSSVKGEGKTFTSFNLALTLASTNNKVAIVGIDLRNPQLQRYLPDTNTQRGVSNFLFDSKLTVKDITQISDMNANLAIITSGSIPPNPAELLMSKRIEVLVEELRQSYDYVIYDTAPLLLVTDTFLISKYADATIYVMRAGYTEQQLLEFIKDNSSQGKINNVALVLNDVSMANFGYGNKYGYTYGGEKETFIQRIKKAFTGRA; via the coding sequence ATGAATAATTCCTCGTCGTTTAACGATTCTCAAAGCACACAAGAACTAAATATTAGAGAACAACTTGAAAAGTACCTCAGACATGGTTGGTGGTTTGTCCTAGGGGTAATAGTTTGTGTAACTTTGGCATTTCTTTATTTGAGATATACAGTATCCTCCTATCAAACACAAGCTAGTGTGATAATTAAAGATGAAAAGAAAGGAGGAGGTATATCTGAACTTGCGGCTTTTGAAAGCATGGGGCTTTTGGGAGGTTTTGGTTCAGCAAGTATTGAAAATGAAATTGAAATTCTAAAGTCTAAGAGGTTACTTACTTCGGTTGTTGAACAATTAAATTTACAAGTTACCTATCTTGTTGAAGGTCGAATTATAGCCACCGAAAAGTATAATGATATCCCTTTTTCTATTCGGGTTTTGGGCTATGCAGAGGACTTTGTAGCTGGAACTTCTGTTCAAGCAACAATGGACAAAAATTCTAAGGTTACCCTAGTGTATAAAGGTAAAAAAAGCTTACACCAATTGGGTGAAACGGTGACACTTCCCTTTGGAAGCTTTATTATTATGCCAAATGAGAGTGTTGATTCTAAAGCTTTGGAACTGATAGGTACTCCCGTTATTGTTGAATTTTCCACAGTTGAGGATAAAGTTGCCCAATATCAAGAAGCTATACAGATTAATCTTACTAATAAAAATAGTAGTGTAATTCAACTGAGTTTAAACCATCCTGTCAAAAATAAAGCAGAGGATGTTTTAAATGAATTAGTGACACAATACAATCGTGATGCTATCGAGGATAAAAATTTGGTTTCAGAAAACACTGCAAAGTTTATTGATGAACGATTAAGGATTATTTCAGGGGAATTAGATTCAGTGGAGCAAGGGAAAGTTACTTTTAAAACTCAAAACAAGCTAACTGATTTAATGACGGAGTCCAAATTGTATTTGGAAAATGCTAGTGAGTTTAATAAAAAACAATTGGAAGTAGGGACACAATTGGCCTTAACAAATTCAATGTTGGAACATATCAGTAGAGATTCCAGGCCTGGATTGTTGCCAGTGAATTTGGGTTTTGAAGATGTTGCTTTAACCCAATTAACTGCAGAATATAATAAACTTGTAATTGAAAGAAATCATTTGCTTAAGAGTGCAACTGATAAAAACCCGGCCGTCATTGCTGTTGATGACCAATTAGCGCAGTTAAAGACAACAATCGTTTCTAGTTTGCAAAATACACGATCATCGCTAAATGTAGCATTAAAGGATTTCAATAGACAAGAAAATCTTATTGAAGGACGTATAGCTAAGGCTCCTGGGCAAGAAATGGAGTTTAGAGGAATTGAACGTCAACAAACTATTAAGGAGGCACTATATTTATATTTGTTACAAAAGCGTGAAGAGAATTCTATCTCTTTAGCCGTGACAGCACCAAAAGCTAAAATTGTAGATTATGCTTACAGTTCAAAGCATCCTATTTCTCCTAAGAGAAAGATAGTGTATTTGGCTTCCTTGCTATTGGGTTTATTGATACCTTTTGGATTGATTTATACCAAAGATCTTTTGGACAATAAAGTTAACAACCGTAAGGATGTTGAGCGTATAGTACCAAACATTCCTTTGGTGGGAGAATTGCCAAGGATAGGGAAAAGTGAATCTGAAGTAATTGTGTCTAACGATCGTACTGTGTTGGCAGAAGCCTTCAGAATATTGCGAACTAACATTCAGTATCTGTTTGTTAATATTGAAACAAAGGGCCTGGGTAAATCTATTTTTGTAACCTCTTCTGTTAAAGGAGAAGGTAAAACATTTACCTCATTCAATTTAGCATTGACTTTGGCAAGTACAAACAATAAAGTAGCTATTGTTGGGATAGATTTGAGAAATCCACAACTACAACGTTATTTACCAGATACCAATACACAAAGAGGAGTGTCTAATTTTCTTTTCGATTCTAAATTGACAGTTAAAGATATTACTCAGATCTCTGATATGAATGCAAATTTGGCCATTATAACCTCAGGAAGTATTCCTCCAAACCCTGCAGAGCTTTTGATGTCAAAACGAATAGAGGTACTTGTAGAGGAGCTAAGACAATCGTATGATTATGTAATTTATGATACGGCGCCTTTATTATTGGTTACGGATACGTTCTTAATTAGTAAGTATGCGGACGCCACCATTTATGTAATGAGAGCTGGGTATACAGAACAACAGTTGTTAGAATTTATTAAAGATAATTCTTCTCAAGGTAAAATTAATAATGTGGCCTTAGTATTGAATGATGTAAGCATGGCTAATTTTGGATATGGTAATAAATATGGCTATACCTATGGAGGGGAGAAGGAAACGTTTATCCAGCGAATAAAAAAGGCGTTTACCGGCAGGGCTTAA
- a CDS encoding polysaccharide biosynthesis/export family protein, translated as MNKSGLVPLFLTLTLVLILSSCANRKKVVYFSNLDVALAEEAQSQYKTLIRSSDLLTIVVSAFDLKAVQPFNLPIVGQESLTGAVVGGQQLQSYLVDPEGNIEFPVLGRLKVAGLTRTELTNVLESKIAAYVTDPIVNVRIRNYKVSVLGEVTRPGSFTIPDERITLLEALAQAGDMTIYGRRDNVLVIRETDGVKTHTYIDITKGDFINTPFYYLQQNDVVYVEPNKAQVSSANYNRNIPVFISMGSILITLISVLTR; from the coding sequence ATGAATAAATCAGGTTTAGTACCTTTATTTTTAACACTTACATTAGTATTAATATTATCTTCTTGTGCCAATCGCAAGAAAGTCGTTTACTTCAGTAATCTTGATGTTGCCTTGGCCGAAGAGGCTCAATCCCAATATAAGACCCTTATACGTTCTAGTGATTTGTTGACTATAGTTGTTTCTGCTTTTGATTTAAAGGCTGTTCAACCTTTTAACTTGCCTATAGTAGGACAGGAAAGTCTTACAGGAGCTGTGGTGGGTGGCCAACAATTACAATCGTATTTGGTAGATCCTGAAGGGAATATTGAATTTCCGGTATTGGGTAGGTTAAAGGTAGCGGGCCTTACAAGAACGGAATTAACCAATGTGCTTGAGTCAAAAATAGCTGCATATGTTACGGATCCCATTGTGAACGTTCGTATTAGGAATTACAAAGTATCTGTTCTTGGAGAGGTGACAAGACCTGGAAGTTTTACCATCCCTGATGAACGTATTACTTTGTTAGAGGCATTGGCGCAAGCAGGAGATATGACCATTTATGGCCGTCGCGATAATGTGCTGGTAATACGTGAGACGGATGGGGTGAAAACCCATACTTACATTGATATAACTAAAGGAGACTTTATTAATACTCCTTTTTACTATTTGCAGCAAAATGATGTGGTGTACGTAGAACCTAATAAGGCACAAGTAAGCAGCGCTAATTACAACCGTAATATACCTGTTTTTATTTCTATGGGGTCAATATTAATCACATTGATTTCTGTTTTAACTAGATAA
- a CDS encoding polysaccharide biosynthesis protein produces MARSTNYFRKTLFSIIFDGDNKLRFVGLKYLPRWIVISIDIMILLTSYLITYAVVSQLTTDFYDVLPKSARFAITISVNIVFFFVYHTYAGLIRHTTPVDIVKLAMASGSTGLVIIAINYTYYFSTGNKIFLMPSLVLYLALSFTLLLLFRVSVKQVYHYFKNEGVSFDRKRVVVVGLDDTSIALGSSLMGNSHQPFQLVGFLGEHKNRYYQVYGKPVYQLKKGFVKHLKEIGVEGVVMISESLSRSDRNRIVEACIKHQITVYNAPMMEEVQNKNDLYKRIKPIVIEDLLGRTSIKLNDQIIASSLTGKTILITGGAGSIGSEIVRQVAAYLPGKMVIVDQSETALHELELELREKFPQLKFKAVLANVSNKHRMEKLFQHYKFSVVYHAAAYKHVPMIEKNPHEAIYVNVYGTRVVADLANAYGVDRFVMVSTDKAVNPTNVMGASKRAAEIYVQALQSQQGVSTKYITTRFGNVLGSNGSVIPHFKKQIQQGGPVTVTHPDIIRFFMTIPEACQLVLQAGTMGEGGEIYVFDMGKPVRIIDLAVKMIQLSGFEPYKDIDIKITGLRPGEKLFEELLSDESVTMPTHHRKIMRAKVESEPYILVEEQIGRIVRAAIRYDDSKVVKELKTLVPEFVSQNSVFEELDAELTNRDAG; encoded by the coding sequence ATGGCGAGGTCCACAAATTACTTTAGGAAAACACTTTTCTCTATCATCTTTGATGGGGATAATAAACTGAGATTTGTTGGTTTAAAATACCTTCCTCGATGGATCGTAATATCTATTGATATCATGATTCTGTTGACTTCTTATTTAATAACCTATGCAGTGGTAAGTCAGCTTACTACGGATTTTTACGATGTACTTCCAAAATCTGCTCGTTTTGCCATCACAATCTCAGTGAATATTGTTTTCTTTTTTGTGTACCATACTTATGCAGGTCTCATACGTCATACTACACCGGTGGACATTGTGAAGCTAGCTATGGCTTCAGGATCAACAGGCTTAGTTATTATTGCAATTAATTACACCTATTATTTTTCTACAGGCAATAAAATATTTTTAATGCCTAGTTTGGTATTGTATTTAGCACTTTCTTTTACGCTACTGTTATTATTCAGAGTTTCTGTCAAACAAGTGTATCATTACTTTAAGAATGAAGGAGTTTCTTTTGATAGAAAACGAGTAGTGGTGGTAGGCCTTGATGATACAAGCATTGCATTAGGCTCCTCTCTTATGGGAAATAGCCATCAGCCTTTTCAATTGGTAGGATTTTTGGGAGAACATAAAAACAGGTATTATCAAGTGTATGGTAAGCCTGTTTACCAGCTTAAAAAGGGATTCGTAAAACATCTAAAAGAGATTGGTGTTGAAGGGGTGGTAATGATAAGTGAATCCTTAAGCCGTTCGGATAGGAATCGTATTGTAGAGGCATGTATTAAACATCAAATAACAGTGTATAACGCTCCAATGATGGAGGAGGTACAGAATAAAAATGATTTATATAAGCGTATCAAGCCTATCGTTATAGAAGATCTTTTGGGTAGAACCTCCATAAAGCTTAATGATCAAATTATTGCATCGAGTCTTACAGGAAAAACGATTCTAATTACAGGAGGTGCTGGATCTATAGGAAGCGAGATAGTTCGTCAAGTAGCGGCTTATTTGCCTGGGAAAATGGTTATTGTGGATCAGTCTGAGACTGCATTGCATGAACTTGAGCTTGAATTAAGGGAGAAATTCCCTCAGTTGAAGTTTAAAGCGGTTCTGGCTAATGTAAGCAATAAGCACCGAATGGAGAAGTTATTCCAGCACTATAAATTTTCAGTGGTTTATCACGCGGCAGCTTATAAGCACGTGCCAATGATTGAAAAAAATCCCCATGAGGCTATTTATGTGAATGTCTATGGAACTAGGGTGGTTGCTGATCTTGCAAATGCCTATGGTGTAGATCGATTTGTAATGGTTTCAACGGATAAGGCTGTCAATCCGACAAATGTCATGGGTGCTTCTAAGCGGGCAGCAGAAATTTATGTTCAAGCATTACAAAGCCAGCAAGGTGTTTCAACAAAATATATCACTACTCGTTTTGGAAATGTATTGGGATCAAATGGTTCAGTAATACCTCATTTTAAAAAGCAAATTCAGCAAGGTGGACCTGTTACTGTAACACATCCGGATATTATTCGTTTTTTTATGACTATTCCTGAGGCTTGTCAATTGGTACTGCAAGCTGGTACTATGGGAGAAGGAGGAGAGATTTATGTATTTGATATGGGTAAACCTGTTCGCATTATTGATTTAGCGGTCAAAATGATTCAGTTGTCAGGTTTTGAACCTTATAAGGATATTGATATTAAGATTACTGGTCTTCGTCCAGGAGAAAAGTTGTTTGAAGAATTGTTAAGTGATGAAAGTGTAACCATGCCAACACATCACCGAAAAATAATGCGTGCAAAGGTAGAAAGCGAACCCTATATACTTGTTGAAGAACAAATTGGTCGAATTGTGCGTGCTGCCATACGTTATGATGATAGTAAAGTAGTTAAGGAGCTTAAGACCCTAGTTCCTGAATTTGTTAGTCAGAATTCTGTTTTTGAAGAATTAGATGCTGAACTGACAAATAGAGACGCGGGATAG